The Paracoccus aminovorans genome has a window encoding:
- the sucD gene encoding succinate--CoA ligase subunit alpha codes for MSIFLDRETRVIVQGITGKMARFHTKEMIDYGTNVVGGVVPGKGGETCEGVPVFNTVKEAVEATGAQASLVFVPPPAAADSIMEAADAGINYCVCITDGIPAQDMIRVKRYMYRYPKERRMILTGPNCAGTISPGKAMLGIMPGHIYMQGHIGIIGRSGTLGYEAAAQLKELGLGVSTSVGIGGDPINGSSFRDVLEHFQNDDDTHAICLIGEIGGPQEAEAADYIREHVTKPVVAYIAGLTAPKGRTMGHAGAIISAFGESASEKVEILSAAGITMAENPAVIGQTIARVLQ; via the coding sequence ATGAGCATTTTTCTGGATCGCGAAACCCGCGTCATCGTTCAGGGCATCACCGGCAAGATGGCCCGCTTCCACACCAAGGAGATGATCGACTACGGCACCAATGTCGTGGGCGGCGTCGTGCCCGGCAAGGGCGGCGAGACCTGCGAGGGCGTGCCGGTCTTCAACACCGTCAAGGAAGCGGTCGAGGCGACCGGGGCTCAGGCCTCGCTGGTCTTCGTGCCGCCGCCGGCTGCCGCCGACAGCATCATGGAGGCCGCGGACGCCGGCATCAACTACTGCGTCTGCATCACCGACGGCATCCCGGCCCAGGACATGATCCGCGTCAAGCGCTACATGTACCGCTATCCGAAAGAGCGCCGCATGATCCTGACCGGCCCGAACTGCGCCGGCACCATCAGCCCCGGCAAGGCCATGCTGGGGATCATGCCCGGCCACATCTATATGCAGGGCCATATCGGAATCATCGGCCGCTCGGGCACGCTGGGCTATGAGGCGGCGGCGCAGCTGAAAGAGCTGGGGCTGGGGGTCTCGACCTCGGTCGGCATCGGCGGCGACCCGATCAACGGCTCGTCCTTCCGCGACGTGCTGGAGCATTTCCAGAACGACGACGACACCCATGCCATCTGCCTGATCGGCGAGATCGGCGGGCCGCAGGAAGCCGAGGCCGCCGACTACATCCGCGAGCATGTGACCAAGCCGGTCGTGGCCTATATCGCCGGCCTGACCGCGCCCAAGGGCCGCACCATGGGCCATGCCGGCGCGATCATCTCGGCCTTCGGGGAAAGCGCTTCGGAAAAGGTCGAGATCCTGTCGGCGGCCGGCATCACCATGGCCGAAAACCCGGCGGTGATCGGCCAGACCATCGCCCGCGTCCTGCAGTAA
- a CDS encoding phosphoenolpyruvate carboxylase yields MQGLHRIGPRPSDETVDAYAERLRSELRELWGNVIDRRAPGILPLLSGETVALPQGADATACLQALNIWFQLLKIIDENVATRARRMVETREGPAAVEGSFARVLAHSPQMPPESFWRNVQDLNVGPTLTAHPTEAKRVTVLEIHRRIYRGLVALETDRWTPRERAQLFADLESEIDLLWLTGELRRQRPTPVDEIEWGLQFFRDSLFDAVPNMVRRFRDAVGPEYGSAEEAGPLLRFHSWIGGDRDGNPHVTTETTRTALELGRAAALDRCRQGLDLAARQLSISSAIAQLPDEARALLKAVIDAAPPPEGQQHRNPGELFRQAISAIGRRIAATAAGAGPAYAHVRDYIAELRRVEDALMAIDADGLAERLIRPLRWQAEVFGFRTVTLDVRQNSSVTTRALASIWGPETPEYGTPEWSQRLRAEIVQEELPALDPAALSAETVELLSLLDLMRTTRFGVDPLGIGPFILSMTRSCDDLLGVFLLARYAGFGPERLDLRVVPLFETIGDLRAAPVILDELLRVPVARRSLEIEGRRIEIMLGYSDSNKDGGFLCASRELEKAQRSITRVLAGHGLQPIFFHGRGGSVSRGQAPTERAIAAQPAGTINGRLRTTEQGEVVSSKYANRGTAQYELELLASSVMAQSLATAVEPVRPEFNDTLEALSDLSCTTYRGLLNRPGFIDYFNQASPVEELTMLKMGSRPARRFGAQSLDDLRAIPWVFAWSQNRHLISGWYGFGSAIATFRRFHRAEGDKLLRRMVQDSGVFRLIVDETEKSLFHADMAVAAQYRALVGDGAVGDDIFGRIRQEYEDSCAAVTFLNGGSPIGARFPIMATRFDRVRADLDRVHDLQIRLLRDNRDNRDQTGQGVPVALMQTMNCISAALGWTG; encoded by the coding sequence ATGCAGGGGCTTCATCGCATCGGGCCGCGCCCGTCGGACGAGACCGTGGACGCCTATGCCGAAAGGCTGCGGTCCGAACTGCGGGAATTGTGGGGCAATGTCATCGACCGCCGCGCGCCGGGGATCCTGCCGCTGCTCTCGGGCGAGACGGTCGCGCTGCCGCAGGGCGCGGATGCCACCGCCTGCCTGCAGGCGCTGAACATCTGGTTCCAGCTGCTGAAGATCATCGACGAAAACGTCGCCACCCGCGCCCGCCGCATGGTCGAGACCCGCGAGGGACCCGCCGCCGTGGAAGGCAGTTTCGCCCGGGTGCTGGCGCATAGCCCGCAGATGCCGCCGGAAAGTTTCTGGCGCAACGTGCAGGACCTCAACGTCGGCCCGACGCTGACGGCGCATCCGACCGAGGCCAAGCGCGTCACCGTGCTGGAAATCCACCGCCGCATCTATCGCGGGCTGGTCGCGCTGGAAACCGACCGCTGGACGCCGCGCGAAAGGGCGCAGCTCTTCGCCGATCTGGAAAGCGAGATCGACCTCTTGTGGCTGACCGGCGAATTGCGCCGCCAGCGTCCGACCCCGGTCGACGAAATTGAATGGGGCCTGCAGTTCTTCCGCGACAGCCTGTTCGATGCGGTGCCGAACATGGTGCGCCGCTTCCGCGACGCGGTCGGCCCGGAATACGGCAGCGCCGAAGAGGCCGGGCCGCTCTTGCGGTTCCACTCCTGGATCGGCGGCGACCGCGACGGCAATCCGCATGTCACCACCGAAACCACCCGCACCGCGCTGGAACTGGGCCGCGCGGCGGCGCTGGACCGCTGCCGGCAGGGCCTGGACCTGGCCGCACGGCAGCTCAGCATCAGCAGCGCCATCGCGCAGCTGCCCGACGAGGCGCGCGCGCTGCTGAAGGCGGTGATCGACGCCGCCCCGCCGCCCGAGGGCCAGCAGCACCGCAATCCCGGCGAGCTGTTCCGCCAGGCGATCAGCGCCATCGGACGCCGCATCGCCGCGACCGCGGCGGGCGCCGGCCCGGCCTATGCGCATGTGCGCGACTATATCGCCGAGCTGCGGCGGGTCGAGGACGCGCTGATGGCGATCGACGCCGACGGGCTGGCCGAACGGCTGATCCGGCCGCTGCGCTGGCAGGCCGAGGTCTTCGGCTTCCGTACGGTGACGCTGGACGTGCGGCAGAATTCCTCGGTCACCACCCGGGCGCTGGCCTCGATCTGGGGACCCGAAACGCCGGAATACGGCACGCCGGAATGGTCGCAGCGCCTGCGGGCCGAGATCGTGCAGGAAGAGCTGCCGGCCCTGGACCCGGCCGCGCTTTCGGCCGAGACGGTCGAATTGCTCAGCCTGCTGGACCTGATGCGGACCACCCGCTTCGGCGTCGACCCGCTGGGCATCGGCCCGTTCATCCTGTCGATGACCCGGTCCTGCGACGACCTCCTGGGCGTGTTCCTGCTGGCGCGCTATGCCGGCTTCGGCCCGGAACGGCTGGACCTGCGCGTCGTGCCGCTGTTCGAGACCATCGGCGACCTGCGGGCCGCCCCGGTGATCCTCGACGAGCTGTTGCGGGTGCCCGTCGCCCGCCGCAGCCTGGAGATCGAGGGTCGCCGCATCGAGATCATGCTGGGCTATTCCGACAGCAACAAGGACGGCGGCTTCCTTTGCGCCAGCCGCGAGCTGGAAAAGGCGCAGCGCAGCATCACCCGCGTGCTGGCCGGTCACGGTCTGCAGCCGATCTTCTTCCACGGCCGGGGCGGCTCGGTCAGCCGCGGGCAGGCGCCCACCGAACGCGCCATCGCCGCCCAGCCCGCCGGCACCATCAACGGCCGGCTGCGCACCACCGAACAGGGCGAGGTGGTGTCCTCGAAATACGCCAACCGCGGCACCGCGCAATATGAGCTTGAGCTCTTGGCCTCGTCGGTCATGGCGCAGTCGCTGGCCACGGCGGTCGAGCCGGTGCGCCCCGAGTTCAACGATACGCTCGAAGCGCTGTCGGATCTCAGCTGCACCACCTATCGCGGGCTGCTGAATCGGCCGGGCTTCATCGACTATTTCAACCAGGCCAGCCCGGTCGAGGAATTGACCATGCTGAAGATGGGCTCGCGCCCGGCCCGCCGCTTCGGCGCGCAAAGCCTGGACGACCTGCGCGCGATCCCCTGGGTCTTTGCCTGGTCGCAGAACCGGCACCTGATCTCGGGCTGGTACGGCTTCGGCTCGGCCATCGCCACCTTCCGCCGCTTCCACCGGGCCGAGGGCGACAAGCTCTTGCGCCGCATGGTCCAGGACTCCGGCGTCTTCCGCCTGATCGTGGACGAGACCGAGAAATCGCTGTTCCACGCCGACATGGCGGTGGCGGCGCAATACCGGGCGCTGGTCGGCGACGGCGCGGTGGGCGACGACATCTTCGGCCGCATCCGCCAGGAATACGAGGACAGCTGCGCCGCGGTGACGTTCCTGAACGGCGGCAGCCCGATCGGCGCGCGCTTCCCGATCATGGCGACCCGCTTCGACCGGGTTCGGGCCGACCTGGACCGCGTGCACGACCTGCAGATCCGGCTGCTGCGCGACAACCGCGACAATCGCGACCAGACCGGACAGGGCGTCCCCGTTGCGCTGATGCAGACGATGAATTGCATTTCCGCCGCGCTCGGCTGGACAGGATGA
- a CDS encoding malate--CoA ligase subunit beta translates to MDIHEYQAKELLSKFGVGIPTGALAYSPEQAAYRAREMGGDRWVVKAQVHAGGRGKAGGVKVCSSDSEIQDVTENMFGQKLVTHQTGPEGKGIYRVYVEAAVPILREIYLGFVLDRASQRVMIVASGEGGMEIEEISADKPDSIVRAAIEPAVGLREFQAREIAFALGIKPALIQQMVRTLMGCYRAFRDLDATMVEINPLVVTSDDRILALDAKMTFDNNALFRHPQISELRDKSQEDPRESRAADRGLSYVGLEGNIGCIVNGAGLAMATMDTIKLAGGEPANFLDIGGGATPERVSKAFRLVLSDKNVQAILVNIFAGINRCDWVAEGVVKALRDDPVDVPVIVRLAGTNVEEGQKILAQSGLPLIRATTLMEAAERAVAAWQADVKKNSNLRAV, encoded by the coding sequence ATGGATATCCACGAATATCAGGCCAAGGAACTGCTCAGCAAGTTCGGGGTGGGCATTCCCACCGGCGCATTGGCCTATAGCCCGGAACAGGCTGCCTACCGGGCGCGCGAGATGGGCGGTGACCGCTGGGTGGTCAAGGCCCAGGTCCATGCCGGCGGCCGCGGCAAGGCCGGCGGCGTCAAGGTCTGCAGCAGCGACAGCGAAATCCAGGACGTGACCGAGAACATGTTCGGTCAGAAGCTGGTGACGCATCAGACCGGGCCCGAGGGCAAGGGCATCTACCGCGTCTATGTCGAGGCCGCGGTGCCGATTCTGCGCGAGATCTATCTGGGCTTCGTCCTGGACCGCGCCAGCCAGCGGGTGATGATCGTCGCCTCGGGCGAGGGGGGGATGGAGATCGAGGAGATCTCGGCCGACAAGCCCGACAGCATCGTCCGCGCCGCGATCGAACCGGCGGTCGGCCTGCGCGAATTCCAGGCCCGCGAGATCGCCTTCGCGCTTGGCATCAAGCCGGCGCTGATCCAGCAGATGGTGCGCACGCTGATGGGCTGCTACCGCGCCTTCCGCGACCTCGATGCGACCATGGTGGAAATCAACCCGCTGGTGGTGACCTCGGACGACCGCATCCTGGCGCTGGACGCCAAGATGACCTTCGACAACAACGCCCTGTTCCGGCACCCGCAGATCAGCGAGCTGCGCGACAAGTCGCAAGAGGACCCGCGCGAATCCCGCGCCGCCGACCGCGGCCTGTCCTATGTCGGGCTGGAGGGCAACATCGGCTGCATCGTGAACGGCGCCGGCCTAGCCATGGCGACCATGGACACGATCAAGCTGGCCGGTGGCGAGCCCGCGAACTTCCTCGACATCGGCGGCGGCGCCACGCCCGAGCGGGTGTCCAAGGCCTTCCGCCTGGTGCTGTCGGACAAGAACGTGCAGGCGATCCTGGTCAACATCTTCGCCGGTATCAACCGCTGCGACTGGGTGGCCGAGGGCGTCGTCAAGGCGCTGCGCGACGATCCGGTGGACGTGCCGGTCATCGTCCGCCTGGCCGGCACCAATGTCGAAGAGGGGCAAAAGATCCTGGCCCAGTCCGGCCTGCCCCTGATCCGCGCCACCACCCTGATGGAGGCCGCCGAACGCGCCGTCGCCGCATGGCAGGCCGACGTCAAGAAGAACTCGAACCTGAGGGCCGTCTGA
- the glyA gene encoding serine hydroxymethyltransferase: MNEQNRTGFFTEALDSRDPDIFGAIRQELGRQREEIELIASENIVSKAVLEAQGSVLTNKYAEGYPGKRYYGGCQYVDIVEDLAIERAKELFDCGFANVQPNSGSQMNQAVFLALLQPGDTFMGLDLNSGGHLTHGSPVNMSGKWFNVVSYGVRQQDQLLDMEDVRKKAHEHKPKLIVAGGTAYSRIWDWAEFRKIADEVGAYLMVDMAHIAGLVAGGQHPSPLPHAHVVTTTTHKSLRGPRGGMVLTNDEAIAKKINAAVFPGLQGGPLMHVIAAKAVAFGEALRPGFKDYAAQVVKNAQAMADELMKGGIDIVSGGTDNHLCLADLRPKGVTGKATEAALGRAHITCNKNGVPFDPEKPFVTSGIRLGAPAGTTRGFGEAEFRQIARWIVEVVDGLAANGEDGNAAVEAKVKAEVEALCAKFPLYSGM; the protein is encoded by the coding sequence ATGAACGAACAGAATCGGACCGGCTTTTTCACCGAGGCACTTGACAGCCGCGACCCCGATATTTTCGGTGCGATCCGGCAGGAGCTTGGCCGCCAGCGCGAGGAGATCGAGCTGATCGCGTCCGAGAACATCGTCTCGAAGGCGGTGCTCGAGGCGCAGGGCTCGGTCCTGACCAACAAATACGCCGAAGGCTACCCCGGCAAGCGCTACTACGGCGGCTGCCAGTATGTCGACATCGTCGAGGACCTGGCCATCGAGCGCGCCAAAGAGCTCTTCGACTGCGGCTTCGCCAACGTGCAGCCGAACTCGGGCAGCCAGATGAACCAGGCCGTGTTCCTGGCGCTTTTGCAGCCGGGCGACACCTTCATGGGGCTCGACCTCAATTCGGGCGGCCACCTGACCCACGGCTCGCCGGTCAACATGTCGGGCAAGTGGTTCAACGTCGTCAGCTACGGCGTGCGCCAGCAGGACCAGCTCCTGGACATGGAGGACGTCCGCAAGAAGGCGCATGAGCACAAGCCCAAGCTGATCGTCGCCGGCGGCACCGCCTATTCCCGGATCTGGGACTGGGCCGAGTTCCGCAAGATCGCCGACGAGGTCGGGGCCTATCTGATGGTCGACATGGCCCATATCGCGGGCCTGGTCGCCGGCGGCCAGCATCCCTCGCCGCTGCCGCATGCCCATGTCGTGACCACGACCACGCACAAATCCCTGCGCGGCCCGCGCGGCGGCATGGTGCTGACCAACGACGAGGCCATCGCCAAAAAGATCAACGCGGCGGTGTTCCCCGGCCTGCAGGGCGGCCCGTTGATGCATGTGATCGCGGCCAAGGCGGTGGCCTTCGGCGAGGCGCTGCGCCCGGGCTTCAAGGATTACGCCGCGCAGGTGGTGAAGAACGCCCAGGCCATGGCCGACGAGCTGATGAAGGGCGGCATCGACATCGTTTCGGGCGGCACCGACAACCACCTGTGCCTGGCGGACCTGCGTCCGAAGGGCGTGACCGGCAAGGCGACCGAGGCGGCGCTGGGTCGGGCGCACATCACCTGCAACAAGAACGGCGTGCCCTTCGACCCGGAAAAGCCCTTCGTGACCTCGGGCATCCGCCTGGGTGCGCCGGCGGGCACGACGCGGGGCTTCGGCGAGGCCGAGTTCCGCCAGATCGCGCGCTGGATCGTCGAGGTGGTCGACGGGCTGGCGGCGAACGGCGAGGACGGCAATGCCGCGGTCGAGGCCAAGGTGAAGGCCGAGGTCGAGGCGCTCTGCGCCAAGTTCCCGCTCTACAGCGGCATGTGA
- a CDS encoding 2-hydroxyacid dehydrogenase — translation MVKPRVLVTRRWPAAVEARLSEQFDAQLNLSDKPLAPEDLRAALRKYDAILPTVTDKIGAPALEVDKPQTRILANYGVGYSHIDLEQAGRQGIVVTNTPDVLSECTADLAMTLMLMVARRAGEGERELRAGRWTGWRPTHLVGTKVTGKTLGIVGYGRIGQEMAKRAHHGFGMRILAYNLHPVAPEVLARCDATQVDSIDELLPQCDFVSLHCPGGEANRHLINAHRLNLMRPNAYLINTARGEVIDEMALSHALSFESIGGAALDVFDGEPNINPTLKNSGRLVMLPHLGSATREAREAMGFRVLDNLEDFFAGRDPRDRVN, via the coding sequence ATGGTGAAACCTCGGGTTCTTGTCACGCGCCGCTGGCCCGCAGCGGTCGAGGCGCGGCTGTCCGAACAGTTCGACGCACAGCTGAATCTTTCCGACAAGCCGCTGGCACCCGAGGATCTGCGGGCAGCATTGCGGAAATACGACGCAATCCTGCCCACCGTCACCGACAAGATCGGCGCGCCCGCGCTGGAGGTGGACAAGCCGCAAACGCGGATTCTGGCCAACTACGGCGTGGGCTACAGCCACATCGACCTGGAACAGGCGGGGCGGCAAGGCATCGTCGTGACCAATACCCCCGACGTGCTCAGCGAATGCACCGCCGACCTGGCGATGACGCTGATGCTGATGGTGGCCCGCCGCGCCGGCGAGGGCGAGCGCGAGCTGCGCGCCGGCCGCTGGACCGGCTGGCGGCCGACGCATCTGGTCGGCACCAAGGTCACCGGCAAGACGCTGGGCATCGTCGGCTATGGCCGCATCGGCCAGGAAATGGCCAAGCGCGCGCATCACGGCTTCGGGATGCGCATCCTGGCCTACAACCTGCACCCGGTCGCGCCCGAGGTCCTGGCCCGCTGCGACGCCACCCAGGTCGACAGCATCGACGAACTGCTGCCGCAATGCGATTTCGTGTCGCTGCACTGCCCGGGGGGCGAGGCCAACCGCCACCTGATCAACGCGCACCGGCTGAACCTGATGCGGCCGAACGCCTATCTGATCAACACCGCCCGCGGCGAGGTCATCGACGAGATGGCGCTGTCGCATGCGCTGTCCTTCGAATCCATCGGCGGCGCCGCGCTGGACGTCTTCGACGGAGAGCCGAACATCAATCCCACGCTGAAGAACAGCGGCCGGCTGGTGATGCTGCCGCATCTGGGCAGCGCCACCCGCGAGGCGCGCGAGGCGATGGGCTTCCGCGTCCTGGACAATCTCGAGGACTTCTTTGCAGGACGCGACCCCCGCGACAGGGTGAACTGA